The Mastomys coucha isolate ucsf_1 unplaced genomic scaffold, UCSF_Mcou_1 pScaffold11, whole genome shotgun sequence genome includes a window with the following:
- the Nup50 gene encoding nuclear pore complex protein Nup50 isoform X1 has product MIPLAVDGSAGSGPPPRRRFTKMAKRVAEKELTDRNWDEEDEVEEMGTFSVASEEVMKNRAVKKAKRRNVAFESDSGGAFKGFKGLVVPSGGGGFSGFGGSGGKPLEGLTNGNSTDNATPFSSAKTAAEPKAAFGSFAVNGPTTLVDKKISSPKCNSSNQLPSSGPASSTACTGNTYHKQLAGLNCSVRDWIVKHVNTNPLCDLTPIFKDYERYLATIEKQLENGGSSSSESQTDRVTVGMDPPSLFGSTKLQQDSPFSFHGNKAEDTSEKVEFTAEKKSDTAQGATSASFNFGKKVESSVLGSLSSGSLTGFSFSPGNTSLFGKDAAQSTAASSPFSAKASENQAGGSSRDGEEEENDEPPKVVVTEVKEEDAFYSKKCKLFYKKDNEFKEKGVGTLHLKPTATQKTQLLVRADTNLGNILLNVLVPPNMPCTRTGKNNVLIVCVPNPPLDEKQPALPATMLIRVKTSEDADELHKILLQKKDA; this is encoded by the exons ATGATCCCCTTGGCCGTGGACGGGTCGGCTGGGAGCGGACCTCCGCCCCGGCGGAG GTTCACAAAAATGGCGAAGAGAGTTGCGGAGAAGGAATTAACAGATAGGAATTGGGATGAAGAAGACGAAGTTGAAGAG ATGGGAACATTCTCGGTGGCCAGCGAGGAAGTCATGAAGAACAGAGCCGTAAAGAAGGCAAAGCGTAGAAACGTTGCATTTGAA TCCGATAGCGGAGGAGCCTTTAAAGGCTTCAAAGGTTTGGTTGTGCCTTCTGGAGGAGGAGGGTTTTCTGGATTTGGTGGCTCTGGAGGGAAGCCTCTGGAAGGACTGACAAATGGAAACAGCACAGACAATGCCACACCCTTCTCCAGTGCAAAGACAGCAGCAGAGCCCAAGGCAGCCTTTG GTTCTTTTGCTGTGAATGGCCCTACTACCTTGGTGGATAAAAAGATTTCGAGTCCCAAATGCAATAGCAGCAACCAGCTGCCCTCGTCCGGCCCTGCTTCCAGTACTGCCTGCACTGGGAACACCTATCACAAGCAGTTGGCTGGCTTGAACTGCTCTGTCCGCGACTGGATAGTGAAGCATGTGAACACAAACCCGCTTTGTGACCTGACGCCCATTTTCAAAGACTACGAGAGATACTTGGCGACGATCGAGAAGCAGCTTGAGAACGGAGGTAGCAGCAGTTCTGAGAGCCAGACGGACAGGGTGACGGTTGGAATGGATCCTCCTTCCCTTTTTGGTTCAACAAAACTACAGCAAGATTCACCATTTTCATTTCATGGCAACAAAGCGGAGGACACATCTGAAAAGGTGGAGTTTACAGCAGAAAAGAAATCGGACACAGCACAAGGAGCAACAAGTGCCTCGTTTAATTTCGGCAAGAAAGTTGAGAGCTCAGTTTTGGGCTCGTTAAGCTCTGGCTCTCTAACTGGGTTTTCCTTCTCTCCCGGAAACACTAGTTTATTTGGTAAAGATGCTGCCCAGAGTACAGCAGCCTCTTCACCATTCTCTGCTAAAGCATCCGAGAACCaagcaggaggcagcagcagag ATGGTGAAGAAGAAGAGAACGATGAGCCACCCAAGGTGGTGGTGACTGAAGTGAAGGAAGAGGATGCTTTCTACTCCAAAAA ATGTAAACTATTTTACAAGAAAGACAATGAATTTAAAGAGAAGGGTGTAGGGACTCTGCATTTAAAACCCACAGCAACTCAGAAGACCCAGCTCTTGGTGCGAGCAGACACCAACCTAG GCAACATACTGCTGAATGTTCTGGTTCCACCCAATATGCCGTGCACACGAACAGGGAAAAACAACGTCCTTATCGTCTGTGTCCCCAACCCCCCACTTGATGAGAAGCAGCCCGCTCTGCCGGCCACCATGCTGATTCGGGTGAAGACGAGCGAGGATGCCGATGAACTGCACAAGATTTTACTGCAGAAAAAGGATGCCTGA
- the Nup50 gene encoding nuclear pore complex protein Nup50 isoform X2 gives MAKRVAEKELTDRNWDEEDEVEEMGTFSVASEEVMKNRAVKKAKRRNVAFESDSGGAFKGFKGLVVPSGGGGFSGFGGSGGKPLEGLTNGNSTDNATPFSSAKTAAEPKAAFGSFAVNGPTTLVDKKISSPKCNSSNQLPSSGPASSTACTGNTYHKQLAGLNCSVRDWIVKHVNTNPLCDLTPIFKDYERYLATIEKQLENGGSSSSESQTDRVTVGMDPPSLFGSTKLQQDSPFSFHGNKAEDTSEKVEFTAEKKSDTAQGATSASFNFGKKVESSVLGSLSSGSLTGFSFSPGNTSLFGKDAAQSTAASSPFSAKASENQAGGSSRDGEEEENDEPPKVVVTEVKEEDAFYSKKCKLFYKKDNEFKEKGVGTLHLKPTATQKTQLLVRADTNLGNILLNVLVPPNMPCTRTGKNNVLIVCVPNPPLDEKQPALPATMLIRVKTSEDADELHKILLQKKDA, from the exons ATGGCGAAGAGAGTTGCGGAGAAGGAATTAACAGATAGGAATTGGGATGAAGAAGACGAAGTTGAAGAG ATGGGAACATTCTCGGTGGCCAGCGAGGAAGTCATGAAGAACAGAGCCGTAAAGAAGGCAAAGCGTAGAAACGTTGCATTTGAA TCCGATAGCGGAGGAGCCTTTAAAGGCTTCAAAGGTTTGGTTGTGCCTTCTGGAGGAGGAGGGTTTTCTGGATTTGGTGGCTCTGGAGGGAAGCCTCTGGAAGGACTGACAAATGGAAACAGCACAGACAATGCCACACCCTTCTCCAGTGCAAAGACAGCAGCAGAGCCCAAGGCAGCCTTTG GTTCTTTTGCTGTGAATGGCCCTACTACCTTGGTGGATAAAAAGATTTCGAGTCCCAAATGCAATAGCAGCAACCAGCTGCCCTCGTCCGGCCCTGCTTCCAGTACTGCCTGCACTGGGAACACCTATCACAAGCAGTTGGCTGGCTTGAACTGCTCTGTCCGCGACTGGATAGTGAAGCATGTGAACACAAACCCGCTTTGTGACCTGACGCCCATTTTCAAAGACTACGAGAGATACTTGGCGACGATCGAGAAGCAGCTTGAGAACGGAGGTAGCAGCAGTTCTGAGAGCCAGACGGACAGGGTGACGGTTGGAATGGATCCTCCTTCCCTTTTTGGTTCAACAAAACTACAGCAAGATTCACCATTTTCATTTCATGGCAACAAAGCGGAGGACACATCTGAAAAGGTGGAGTTTACAGCAGAAAAGAAATCGGACACAGCACAAGGAGCAACAAGTGCCTCGTTTAATTTCGGCAAGAAAGTTGAGAGCTCAGTTTTGGGCTCGTTAAGCTCTGGCTCTCTAACTGGGTTTTCCTTCTCTCCCGGAAACACTAGTTTATTTGGTAAAGATGCTGCCCAGAGTACAGCAGCCTCTTCACCATTCTCTGCTAAAGCATCCGAGAACCaagcaggaggcagcagcagag ATGGTGAAGAAGAAGAGAACGATGAGCCACCCAAGGTGGTGGTGACTGAAGTGAAGGAAGAGGATGCTTTCTACTCCAAAAA ATGTAAACTATTTTACAAGAAAGACAATGAATTTAAAGAGAAGGGTGTAGGGACTCTGCATTTAAAACCCACAGCAACTCAGAAGACCCAGCTCTTGGTGCGAGCAGACACCAACCTAG GCAACATACTGCTGAATGTTCTGGTTCCACCCAATATGCCGTGCACACGAACAGGGAAAAACAACGTCCTTATCGTCTGTGTCCCCAACCCCCCACTTGATGAGAAGCAGCCCGCTCTGCCGGCCACCATGCTGATTCGGGTGAAGACGAGCGAGGATGCCGATGAACTGCACAAGATTTTACTGCAGAAAAAGGATGCCTGA